Proteins co-encoded in one Bacillus paramycoides genomic window:
- a CDS encoding anti-sigma factor, which yields MGCTKFKKLWEKYENGMLTHDEQEELESHIETCEECEAHLDELLAKSEPIKKRLPPQNLKVPFWKIKWKQRWQTVSFVLAVCIAIYFVGHFSSSLYFYNMKKLVEVDEVPALALEATMPNSRSAGGSTKIKPFFRTENEMNLFKTVGKKEFSIGTVTTRSFLSSVAITNQPLANRAYSKKLSFVHPRIKQDDHLKEISKKIWNTLAKVHDGTVAEVAVSFDKSYTLQELESILYSTFEAQEMPPTPLWYALDTGQERIDEEDFILHGREVIGFSEHINLPDNEAIRPKTKEGEVIEMMRILSEHKKIVSEATQTHEKELNLDKRYDYVKDNGVKVYGIVITGPSKELLKLQNSPHVRYATLGDIEVWNWFDQ from the coding sequence ATGGGTTGTACAAAGTTTAAAAAACTATGGGAGAAATACGAAAACGGAATGCTCACGCATGATGAACAAGAAGAGTTAGAAAGTCATATTGAGACTTGTGAAGAGTGTGAAGCGCATTTGGATGAATTGCTTGCGAAAAGTGAGCCGATAAAGAAAAGGTTACCACCACAAAATTTGAAAGTCCCGTTTTGGAAAATAAAATGGAAACAGCGTTGGCAAACCGTTAGTTTTGTCCTTGCAGTTTGTATAGCAATCTATTTTGTCGGCCATTTTTCGTCTTCTCTTTACTTCTATAATATGAAAAAGTTAGTCGAAGTAGATGAGGTTCCTGCACTCGCACTAGAAGCCACAATGCCAAATAGTCGTTCCGCTGGAGGCAGCACAAAGATTAAACCCTTTTTCCGTACAGAAAATGAAATGAATTTATTTAAAACGGTCGGCAAAAAAGAATTTTCAATTGGGACAGTAACAACGCGTAGTTTCTTATCATCTGTAGCTATCACAAATCAACCTTTGGCAAACAGAGCCTATTCAAAAAAACTTTCCTTTGTTCACCCGAGAATCAAGCAAGACGATCATTTGAAAGAAATCTCTAAAAAAATTTGGAATACACTTGCAAAAGTACATGACGGAACCGTTGCTGAAGTAGCGGTATCTTTTGACAAATCTTACACTTTACAAGAATTAGAATCCATTCTATATAGCACATTTGAAGCACAAGAAATGCCGCCAACTCCTTTATGGTACGCTTTAGACACAGGGCAAGAAAGAATAGATGAAGAAGATTTCATCCTACATGGCAGAGAGGTTATCGGATTTTCAGAACATATAAATCTCCCTGATAATGAAGCAATACGACCGAAGACGAAAGAAGGTGAAGTAATCGAAATGATGCGTATTCTTTCTGAACATAAAAAAATTGTGAGTGAAGCTACTCAGACTCATGAAAAAGAGCTGAACTTAGATAAACGCTATGATTATGTAAAAGATAACGGCGTAAAAGTATACGGGATTGTCATTACTGGACCATCGAAAGAATTGTTAAAATTACAAAACTCGCCTCACGTTCGTTATGCGACTCTTGGGGATATTGAGGTTTGGAATTGGTTTGATCAGTGA
- a CDS encoding AraC family transcriptional regulator: MESYETQIQRSIDYIEEDVMEKQTLRNLARIAGFSESHFHRVFQALVGDTVMEYVRKRRLARAAYQLSHTDEKVIDIAFEHGFQSHETFTRAFKKLFQMTPSEYRKQEIETPMYYSVNVKQRKLNPYLGGIQMEYRIVNKPEFLMAGYELKTTSKEGKNHQDIPAFWQEYLQKDLGTTITNRKDTSQWVELGLCTDFNLETGDFTYIIGMEVTGFENVPNEIAKRTFPAATYAVFTTPKVPHEEMVSSIHQTWNAVFSEWFPHSGYEHCGVNEFELYDERSHADKSEFAQIELWIPVKKK; encoded by the coding sequence ATGGAAAGCTATGAAACACAAATTCAAAGGTCAATTGATTATATTGAGGAAGATGTAATGGAAAAACAGACGCTGCGTAATTTAGCGCGTATTGCAGGTTTTTCTGAGTCGCATTTTCATCGTGTATTCCAAGCATTAGTAGGTGATACAGTAATGGAGTATGTTCGAAAGAGGAGGTTAGCCCGGGCAGCTTATCAACTTTCTCATACGGATGAAAAAGTTATTGATATCGCATTTGAGCATGGCTTTCAATCTCACGAAACGTTCACGAGAGCCTTTAAAAAATTATTTCAAATGACACCGAGTGAATATCGAAAACAAGAAATTGAAACGCCGATGTATTACAGCGTGAATGTAAAACAAAGAAAATTAAATCCTTATTTAGGAGGCATACAAATGGAATATCGTATTGTAAATAAACCAGAATTTTTAATGGCGGGTTATGAACTGAAGACGACAAGTAAAGAAGGGAAAAACCATCAAGACATCCCAGCATTTTGGCAAGAATATTTACAAAAAGATCTTGGAACAACGATTACGAATCGTAAAGATACGAGCCAATGGGTAGAGCTTGGATTATGTACTGATTTTAATTTAGAAACGGGCGACTTCACTTATATTATCGGAATGGAAGTTACAGGCTTTGAAAATGTACCAAATGAAATTGCAAAGCGTACTTTCCCAGCAGCGACATATGCTGTATTTACAACGCCGAAAGTTCCTCATGAAGAAATGGTATCGTCTATTCACCAAACGTGGAATGCTGTATTCTCAGAATGGTTCCCGCATTCAGGATATGAACATTGCGGCGTTAATGAATTTGAACTATACGATGAGCGTTCCCATGCAGATAAAAGTGAGTTCGCTCAAATTGAACTTTGGATACCAGTGAAGAAGAAATAA
- a CDS encoding response regulator transcription factor — protein sequence MYEANILLVDDETAILQLLTTILEKEGFSHITTATSAEIALSLTQQNDYDLIILDVMLPGQSGFDICPIIRQKTDCPIFFLTAKTSDLDKISGFSHGADDYITKPFNPLEVVARMKAQLRRHMKQAVPHEQKAQSSSFGRFEIDRYSAELTVNGHVVECSAQLFQLLLFFCENPNYVFSKEEIYEKVWGAPAYNGDDNTVMVHIRKLREKIEQDPSKPEYIKTVRGLGYKFITK from the coding sequence ATGTATGAAGCAAATATTTTGCTCGTTGATGATGAAACAGCAATTTTACAATTACTAACTACCATTCTTGAAAAAGAAGGTTTTTCTCATATTACAACTGCAACATCCGCTGAAATAGCTTTATCTCTCACTCAGCAAAACGATTACGATTTGATTATTTTAGATGTTATGCTTCCTGGACAATCTGGTTTTGATATTTGTCCAATCATTCGCCAGAAAACAGATTGCCCTATTTTCTTCCTCACAGCTAAAACATCTGATTTAGATAAAATATCTGGATTTTCACACGGTGCAGATGATTATATTACGAAGCCATTTAATCCACTTGAAGTAGTAGCTCGTATGAAAGCACAACTCCGAAGACATATGAAACAAGCAGTACCACACGAACAAAAAGCACAATCCAGTTCCTTTGGTAGATTTGAAATTGATCGATACTCTGCAGAGCTTACAGTAAATGGACATGTTGTCGAATGTTCCGCCCAGCTATTTCAGCTATTACTCTTCTTTTGCGAGAATCCGAACTACGTATTTTCGAAAGAAGAAATATACGAGAAAGTTTGGGGAGCACCTGCCTACAATGGCGATGATAATACCGTTATGGTCCACATTCGAAAACTACGTGAAAAAATTGAACAAGACCCAAGTAAACCAGAATATATAAAAACCGTTCGCGGACTTGGCTATAAGTTCATTACAAAGTAG
- a CDS encoding RNA polymerase sigma factor — MKRKQSLEKIYSEHMQDLFRYLLSLTRDSHYAEDLMQETFYRMLVHIDYYKGEEIRPWLFTIAYNAFIDWYRKENRYKTTTVEEFHLPNVPSTEHSYFIKHEIASWLDSLSSLPLERRNVLLLRDYYGFSYKEIAKMTGLSLAKVKIELHRGRKETKGIKE, encoded by the coding sequence GTGAAACGCAAACAATCATTAGAAAAAATTTACTCCGAGCATATGCAAGATTTATTTCGCTATCTTCTCTCCCTAACCAGAGATTCCCACTATGCGGAAGATCTCATGCAAGAAACGTTTTACCGAATGCTCGTCCATATTGACTATTATAAAGGAGAAGAAATTAGGCCTTGGTTATTTACAATTGCCTACAACGCCTTTATCGATTGGTATCGAAAAGAAAACAGATATAAAACAACGACAGTTGAAGAATTCCATTTACCAAACGTACCAAGTACAGAGCACTCTTATTTTATAAAACACGAGATTGCTAGTTGGTTAGACAGTTTATCTTCTCTTCCTCTTGAAAGACGAAATGTCCTGTTACTACGAGATTACTACGGATTCTCATATAAGGAAATAGCAAAGATGACCGGTCTCTCACTAGCGAAAGTGAAAATTGAATTACACAGGGGACGAAAAGAAACGAAAGGCATAAAGGAGTGA
- a CDS encoding sensor histidine kinase has product MNFNKRLIIQFIMQHVFVLVTLLIAVVAAFTYLIFLVTSTSYEPNIPDSDNFMIARYISSEDGDISLKTEVKDLIKEKNDWIQVVEENGKVLYHFNTPSDVPTSYTKASLFSYIQNQIESPYTFKYWEIELEEKNVLVIYGGMLKSNVLLKTIQKEHPSVSTDSFTLTEEEKQLLSKEKATLQIFNSGGEEVFAYPNEKKKTFSAIQAALNAKEPWNHKENTSSFYDTNSNHLLVVTAKNEHYYPDDEIEDVFTKKFLIGCGLILLIVFVYLVILSIWYGNKFGKPLLHAMRWLKNIAGGKYEEPVSKKGKPVRFRRSGKEKWSFRLFSDVTNSLEHLSITLKKNDAMRQVLQQTREEWITGLTHDLKTPLSSIYGYALLLESKQYNWTDCDIQQFGSVMKEKSQYMTTLIDDLSLTYQLKNNSLPAQHVNIEMNQFVQKVLLQFINNPTLQNQNIEFVPSSNKIQYFIEEKWFQRIIENLLVNAVKHNNETTNVIVKLSQNENSFTLSISDNGKGMDDKTKELLFERYYRGTNTEESNIGTGLGLAITKQLVHAHNGTISIDSELGKGTTIILVFPFRS; this is encoded by the coding sequence ATGAACTTTAATAAACGACTTATTATCCAATTTATCATGCAACACGTATTTGTTTTAGTTACATTACTGATTGCTGTAGTAGCGGCTTTCACTTATTTAATTTTTCTTGTTACGAGTACTTCATACGAACCGAACATTCCAGATTCTGATAATTTTATGATTGCAAGATACATCTCTTCAGAAGATGGCGATATTTCGTTAAAAACTGAAGTAAAAGACTTAATTAAAGAGAAAAATGATTGGATTCAAGTTGTGGAGGAAAACGGCAAAGTTCTCTATCACTTTAATACGCCTAGTGACGTGCCAACATCTTATACGAAAGCATCATTATTCTCGTATATACAGAATCAAATAGAAAGCCCTTATACATTTAAATATTGGGAAATAGAATTAGAAGAAAAGAACGTACTTGTTATTTACGGCGGTATGTTAAAAAGCAATGTATTACTGAAAACGATACAGAAAGAGCACCCTTCTGTATCTACAGATTCGTTCACATTAACAGAAGAAGAAAAACAGTTACTTTCTAAAGAAAAGGCTACTCTTCAAATTTTTAATAGTGGCGGTGAGGAAGTATTCGCCTATCCAAATGAAAAGAAAAAAACATTTTCTGCCATACAAGCTGCTCTTAACGCAAAAGAACCGTGGAATCATAAAGAAAACACGTCTAGCTTTTACGATACAAATAGCAATCATCTTCTCGTTGTAACTGCCAAAAATGAGCACTACTACCCAGATGATGAAATAGAAGATGTATTTACTAAAAAGTTTCTAATCGGATGCGGATTAATCCTTCTTATCGTATTTGTTTATTTAGTCATTCTTTCTATTTGGTACGGTAATAAATTCGGAAAACCGTTATTACATGCGATGCGCTGGCTGAAAAACATCGCTGGTGGAAAGTACGAAGAGCCTGTTAGTAAAAAAGGGAAACCTGTCAGGTTCCGGCGATCTGGTAAAGAGAAATGGTCATTCCGCTTATTTAGTGATGTGACAAATTCACTAGAGCACCTTTCTATTACACTCAAAAAAAATGATGCGATGAGGCAAGTATTGCAGCAAACACGTGAAGAATGGATTACCGGTCTAACGCACGATTTAAAAACACCACTAAGCTCTATATATGGCTATGCTTTATTACTAGAATCAAAGCAGTACAACTGGACTGATTGTGACATTCAACAATTCGGCAGCGTTATGAAAGAGAAATCGCAATATATGACGACATTAATTGATGACTTAAGCTTAACGTATCAATTAAAAAATAACAGTCTTCCTGCGCAGCACGTAAACATTGAAATGAATCAATTCGTTCAAAAAGTATTATTACAATTCATTAATAATCCGACACTTCAAAATCAAAATATTGAATTCGTACCAAGCTCAAACAAAATTCAATATTTCATTGAAGAAAAATGGTTCCAGCGTATTATCGAAAACTTACTCGTAAACGCTGTAAAACATAATAATGAAACGACAAACGTTATCGTAAAACTTTCGCAAAATGAAAATTCATTTACACTTTCTATTTCAGATAACGGCAAAGGAATGGATGATAAAACGAAAGAGCTTCTCTTTGAGCGGTATTATAGAGGAACAAATACAGAAGAAAGCAACATCGGAACGGGACTTGGTCTCGCTATTACAAAACAGCTCGTTCATGCTCATAACGGAACGATTTCTATTGATAGCGAACTAGGAAAAGGAACGACGATTATACTTGTGTTTCCGTTTCGTTCGTAG